Part of the Bacilli bacterium genome, GCTACCCCGGGCTTTGGCTGCAGCTTTTAACAACCAAACAGCCGAGCGACGAGCAAGTCGAGGTTTCCATCGCCTCCTTTAAACGCATGTTGGAACTGGACCGGGAGCATTTGACCAACAAAATGATTCGCTAACGGAGGAATTGCGCATGCGCAAAGGCGAAAGAATATTCATCTGGATTTTGATCGCGCTTTTTACCATCGGGCTTTTTAGTTCATTGTTGCGCTCGACGACGACGCTGATTGCGATTTTCGTCTTCGGCACCGTGTTTTTGCTGTGGAAATTTCCCCCGAATACATGGCGGCCGCGGATAACCCGCGGCCGCAAAGGCGCGGGCAAAAAGCAAAAAATACGCGTGAAAAACGCCCGTTTCCGCGTCATCAGCGGCAATAAAAAAGACGGAGACGAGGATAAGCCGCCGCGTTTTCATTAAATATATTTGGCCACATGCAATTCATACTGGCTGACATAAGAAGAAAGCGACCATTTGTCAAAAAACCTCTCCGCCGCGTCTTTACCCGCTTCATACAAGCGCATCGCTTCTTCCTTGCTGATATCGAACTGTGTGGTTTGCACCCCCAAGGTCGGAATCTTGATCGTCCGAAACCGGTTCCGTTCATCGATGTACCGTTCATCGTGCGCTCCCATCATCGTTGCGAACAACGCCTGAAACATCGACAGCGGCCCATGGATTTCTTTCGGCCGCGCTTCATTTTTGCCCACCAGATTAAATCCCAATACGGGAGTCATTTTGCGGTCTTCTTTATTTGTCTTGTCAAAAATCCATAAGGGAAAATTGCTTAAAATGCCGCCATCGACCACGTAGATGACGCGTGGCGATTTTTTG contains:
- a CDS encoding patatin-like phospholipase family protein: KLLAKGVRYFKDLPPDKLRIIASDITRGRLLLLPDDIRQYGMNPGNLEVARAVRMSASLPFFFDPVVIKKRQRADDGACKKSPRVIYVVDGGILSNFPLWIFDKTNKEDRKMTPVLGFNLVGKNEARPKEIHGPLSMFQALFATMMGAHDERYIDERNRFRTIKIPTLGVQTTQFDISKEEAMRLYEAGKDAAERFFDKWSLSSYVSQYELHVAKYI